The nucleotide sequence TGAGCAGAGCCGATGCCACTGAGCTGACAGCCGTACGGGCGGTGATCGAAGCCCAGATCGCTGTCACAACCGCCGGGCGCCACGATCTTCTTCCTGAAATCCGGACCCTCCGCAGGCTCTACAAGAACGCGCCCGTGCAGCCCGAGGCACTTCATCAGGTGCGGGATGCTGCCCTGGCAGTGATGGAGCGCCTGCGAGCCAGCTGAGGACGGGGGGAGTGGTTCCAGGTCTCCCCGGCGTTCCTGTTCCCCAGGCGCGCCGCGCGGGAGAGGTGTCAATCCTGCGCTGGCTGCAAAATCTCATACGTCGCTCGTGGTCCAGAAACGCCTGCACCTGCTCGTCGAACCACGCGGCCTCCGGGAGCACCTGAAAGGATTCCAGGCGGCACCGCACCCGGCGTAACGCTCCGTTCGTCTGCTGATACATCCGGCGCAGCACAGTCCAGCTTCCGTGCTCGTACTGCACCCTTCGCACCTGCACTGACCAGGCACTGACACTCTCGAAGATAAACAGGAGTCGGTGTCACTCCCCGTTCCGAGCGCGGCCTTCAACTGCCAGGGGCGCACCGCCCGGCCTGGGCCCACGGCATGGCGCCGCCTGATCTTCTTCGCGAACACCTGCTCCAGGAAACCGTGCACTTTGGTCAAAGGAACTTACGCACTCTCGTCGACCCGCAGCATACGCCTCACGGTACAGTGGACTCCGCAGTCCTCACAGCAACCCCAAGGAGCGCCCCGAATGACCAAGCAGGACCCCAACCCGGCCCCGCCTGCTCACGCGCACAGCCATTCCCTGTTTCACGACGCTCCCGTCGCCTCCGTGCTGCTGACCCCAGATGGGCGGATTCAGGACCTCAACACCCTGGCGTTCGGCCTGCTGGACCTGCCCCGGGAACCGCGGGGCGGCCGGCGCTTCGCCTCCCTGCTCTCCCCGGCGCTGCAATCTACCTTCAGTACCTTCCTCAGGCAGGTCGCGGCGGGTGGTGGCCCTCAGACCATCGAAACCCAGATCTCCAGGCGGGACAGTACGACCCTGGACCTGCGCCTGGACCTGGGCGCCTCCATGGCCGACGGCCAGCTCATTCA is from Deinococcus malanensis and encodes:
- a CDS encoding PAS domain-containing protein; translated protein: MTKQDPNPAPPAHAHSHSLFHDAPVASVLLTPDGRIQDLNTLAFGLLDLPREPRGGRRFASLLSPALQSTFSTFLRQVAAGGGPQTIETQISRRDSTTLDLRLDLGASMADGQLIHYHLVLTDITPYKQAHQTLLNGHAVLDHQIESGTARVRALNDELEQVVTSVLQELYLPASRVMSALGLLRQALGDRIDDVEKPV